One region of Exiguobacterium acetylicum genomic DNA includes:
- a CDS encoding twin-arginine translocase TatA/TatE family subunit — MENLIPLTLGIGPASIGLIAVVALIIFGPKKLPEFGRAAGQTLKEFKNATNGIMDDDKKDEPKEK, encoded by the coding sequence ATGGAAAACCTTATTCCGCTCACACTAGGTATCGGACCTGCGAGCATCGGATTAATCGCGGTCGTCGCATTGATCATTTTCGGACCGAAGAAGTTACCAGAATTCGGACGCGCTGCAGGTCAGACATTGAAAGAGTTCAAGAATGCCACGAACGGCATCATGGACGACGATAAAAAGGACGAACCGAAAGAGAAGTGA
- a CDS encoding redox-sensing transcriptional repressor Rex, giving the protein MNGPDTKIPQATAKRLPLYYRFIQSLYNSGKLRVSSAELSEAVKVDSATIRRDFSYFGALGKKGYGYNVQHLLTFFRKTLNQDEVTNVALIGVGHLGTAFANYNFLKNNSTRIVVAFDADEEKVGTTTHDVPIYHVSDMKEQIEANQVDVAILTVPSQFAQSVADELVEYGVTGILNFTPARLNVPASVRVHHIDLSIELQSLVYFMKHYSQSAEGVKS; this is encoded by the coding sequence ATGAATGGACCAGACACAAAAATTCCACAAGCGACAGCAAAACGGTTGCCGCTATATTATCGCTTCATCCAAAGTTTATACAATTCAGGCAAGCTCCGCGTCTCTTCTGCTGAGTTAAGCGAGGCGGTGAAGGTTGATTCAGCAACGATTCGTCGCGATTTTTCCTACTTTGGGGCATTAGGGAAGAAGGGGTATGGATATAACGTTCAACATCTCTTAACGTTTTTCCGCAAAACCTTGAATCAAGATGAGGTGACGAATGTTGCCTTAATCGGGGTCGGTCATCTCGGAACAGCGTTTGCAAATTATAACTTTTTAAAGAATAATAGTACTCGGATAGTCGTTGCGTTTGATGCGGACGAAGAGAAGGTCGGAACAACGACGCATGACGTTCCAATCTATCATGTTTCGGACATGAAAGAACAAATCGAAGCGAATCAGGTCGATGTTGCCATCTTGACGGTTCCATCCCAGTTCGCGCAGTCAGTAGCGGATGAGTTAGTCGAGTATGGTGTGACAGGCATCCTGAACTTTACGCCAGCGCGGTTGAACGTGCCAGCTAGCGTCCGGGTCCATCACATTGATTTATCGATCGAGTTGCAGTCGTTAGTTTATTTCATGAAGCATTATTCGCAATCAGCTGAAGGAGTGAAATCATAA